A single region of the Agromyces sp. Leaf222 genome encodes:
- a CDS encoding DUF885 domain-containing protein: MASSEQRTPTEIDRIAEDWVDTIVELSPTLGTYIGRREADARFGDYSPEGLDRVLEAKRRTIAQLDAATPVDDVDTVTLTDLRSELALDVEAHEAGLPLRDLNVIASPAQDLREVFDLMSTDDTDDWATVSTRLDALPAAVDGYIRTLRLGIERGTVPAKRQVREVAVQARKLEAADGFFAEFVRSAPESLPATLRADLDVRAGGAGAAYGRLATFLEHDLLPAAGEADAVGREIYELQSRHFLGAVIDLDETYEWGIEELARMVAEQEAVAGEIVPGASVAEAIAFLDGDVSRKLQGTEALQRWMQEVSDRAVAELGATQFDIPQQIRTLECMIAPTQSGGIYYTGPSDDFSRPGRMWWSVPEGVTEFDTWRELTTVYHEGVPGHHLQIGQAVVNRAKLNTWRRQLAGSSGHAEGWALYAERLMQDLGYLDDPADRLGMLDGQRMRAARVVLDIGVHLGKQRPDGEGVWTGDYAFEFLGANVNMNQGFVDFEVNRYLGWPGQAPSYKVGQRIWEQLRDDAKRREGAEFDIKEFHRRALDLGGVGLDTLRRSLLG, encoded by the coding sequence ATGGCATCGAGCGAGCAGCGCACCCCCACCGAGATCGATCGGATCGCCGAGGACTGGGTCGACACCATCGTCGAACTGAGCCCGACACTCGGCACCTACATCGGGCGCAGGGAGGCCGACGCCCGGTTCGGCGACTACTCGCCCGAGGGTCTCGACCGCGTGCTCGAGGCCAAGCGCCGCACGATCGCGCAGCTCGATGCCGCGACACCCGTCGACGATGTCGACACCGTCACGCTCACCGATCTCCGATCCGAGCTCGCGCTCGACGTCGAGGCGCACGAGGCCGGCCTGCCGTTGCGCGACCTCAACGTCATCGCGAGCCCGGCGCAGGACCTGCGCGAGGTCTTCGACCTGATGTCGACCGACGACACCGACGACTGGGCCACGGTCTCCACGCGTCTCGACGCCCTCCCGGCGGCGGTCGACGGCTACATCCGGACCCTTCGGCTCGGCATCGAGCGCGGCACCGTTCCCGCGAAGCGCCAGGTGCGCGAGGTGGCCGTGCAGGCACGGAAGCTCGAAGCCGCCGACGGCTTCTTCGCCGAGTTCGTGCGGTCGGCGCCCGAGAGCCTGCCGGCCACGCTTCGAGCCGATCTCGACGTTCGAGCAGGCGGCGCGGGTGCGGCGTACGGGCGGCTCGCGACATTTCTCGAGCACGACCTCCTGCCCGCAGCAGGCGAGGCCGACGCGGTCGGCCGGGAGATCTACGAGCTGCAGTCGCGGCACTTCCTCGGTGCCGTCATCGATCTCGACGAGACCTACGAGTGGGGCATCGAGGAACTCGCACGCATGGTCGCCGAGCAGGAGGCGGTCGCCGGGGAGATCGTGCCCGGGGCATCCGTCGCCGAGGCGATCGCGTTCCTCGACGGCGACGTGAGCCGGAAGCTCCAGGGCACCGAGGCGCTGCAGCGATGGATGCAGGAGGTCAGCGATCGGGCGGTGGCCGAGCTCGGCGCGACCCAGTTCGACATCCCGCAACAGATCCGCACGCTCGAGTGCATGATCGCGCCGACCCAGTCCGGCGGCATCTACTACACCGGTCCGAGCGACGACTTCAGCCGTCCCGGGCGCATGTGGTGGTCGGTGCCAGAGGGCGTGACCGAGTTCGACACGTGGCGCGAGCTCACGACCGTGTACCACGAGGGCGTTCCGGGGCATCACCTGCAGATCGGCCAGGCGGTCGTGAACCGCGCGAAGCTGAACACCTGGCGTCGCCAACTCGCCGGTTCCTCGGGTCATGCCGAAGGGTGGGCGCTCTACGCCGAGCGACTCATGCAGGACCTCGGCTACCTCGACGACCCGGCCGACCGGCTCGGCATGCTCGACGGGCAGCGCATGCGTGCGGCCCGCGTGGTGCTCGACATCGGCGTGCACCTCGGCAAGCAGCGCCCCGACGGCGAGGGCGTCTGGACCGGCGACTACGCGTTCGAGTTCCTCGGGGCGAACGTGAACATGAACCAGGGCTTCGTGGACTTCGAGGTCAACCGCTACCTGGGGTGGCCGGGTCAGGCTCCGTCGTACAAGGTCGGCCAGCGCATCTGGGAGCAGCTGCGCGACGACGCGAAGCGACGCGAGGGCGCGGAGTTCGACATCAAGGAGTTCCACCGCCGTGCGCTCGACCTCGGGGGAGTCGGGCTCGACACGCTGCGCAGGAGCCTGCTCGGCTGA
- the rpsA gene encoding 30S ribosomal protein S1 — translation MTTATTKAPKQVAINDIGSADDFLAAVEKTLKFFNDGDLIEGTVVKIDRDEVLLDVGYKTEGVIPSRELSIKHDVDPSEVVGVGDTVEALVLQKEDKEGRLILSKKRAQYERAWGDVEKIKEADGVVTGTVIEVVKGGLIVDIGLRGFLPASLIELRRVRDLTPYLGQEIEAKILELDKNRNNVVLSRRALLEQTQSESRSTFLANLHPGQIRKGVISSIVNFGAFVDLGGVDGLVHVSELSWKHIEHASEVVEVGQEVTVEVLSVELDRERVSLSLKATQEDPWQVFARTHAIGQVAPGKVTKLVPFGAFVRVADGIEGLVHISELSGKHVELAEQVVSVGEEVFVKVIDIDLERRRISLSLKQANEGVDPEGTEFDPALYGMLTEYDEQGNYKYPEGFDPETNEWREGFEAQREKWEQDYAAAQERWEAHKKQVASAAVAAASDDSFGAGTASYSSETAGAGTLADDASLAALREKLSSN, via the coding sequence ATGACAACCGCAACGACCAAGGCACCCAAGCAGGTCGCTATCAACGACATCGGATCTGCTGACGATTTCCTCGCCGCGGTCGAGAAGACTTTGAAGTTCTTCAACGACGGCGACCTCATCGAGGGTACCGTCGTGAAGATCGACCGCGACGAGGTCCTCCTCGACGTCGGCTACAAGACCGAGGGTGTCATCCCCTCGCGTGAGCTTTCCATCAAGCATGATGTCGACCCCAGCGAGGTCGTCGGCGTCGGCGACACCGTCGAGGCGCTCGTTCTCCAGAAGGAGGACAAGGAAGGCCGCCTCATCCTGTCGAAGAAGCGTGCGCAGTACGAGCGCGCATGGGGCGACGTGGAGAAGATCAAGGAAGCCGATGGCGTCGTGACCGGTACGGTCATCGAGGTCGTCAAGGGCGGCCTGATCGTCGACATCGGTCTCCGTGGCTTCCTCCCGGCGTCGCTCATCGAGCTCCGCCGCGTGCGCGACCTCACGCCGTACCTCGGCCAGGAGATCGAGGCGAAGATCCTCGAGCTCGACAAGAACCGCAACAACGTCGTGCTCTCGCGCCGCGCGCTTCTCGAGCAGACGCAGTCCGAGTCGCGTTCGACCTTCCTCGCCAACCTGCACCCGGGCCAGATCCGCAAGGGTGTCATCTCGTCGATCGTCAACTTCGGTGCGTTCGTCGACCTCGGTGGCGTCGACGGTCTCGTGCACGTCTCCGAGCTCTCGTGGAAGCACATCGAGCACGCCAGCGAGGTCGTCGAGGTCGGCCAGGAGGTCACCGTCGAGGTGCTCTCCGTCGAGCTCGACCGCGAGCGCGTCTCGCTGTCGCTCAAGGCGACGCAGGAGGACCCGTGGCAGGTGTTCGCCCGTACCCACGCGATCGGCCAGGTCGCACCGGGTAAGGTCACCAAGCTCGTTCCGTTCGGTGCGTTCGTTCGCGTCGCAGACGGCATCGAGGGCCTCGTGCACATCTCGGAGCTGTCCGGCAAGCACGTCGAGCTCGCAGAGCAGGTCGTGTCGGTCGGCGAAGAGGTCTTCGTCAAGGTCATCGACATCGACCTCGAGCGTCGCCGCATCTCGCTCTCGCTGAAGCAGGCGAACGAGGGCGTCGACCCCGAGGGCACCGAGTTCGACCCGGCGCTCTACGGCATGCTCACGGAGTACGACGAGCAGGGCAACTACAAGTACCCGGAGGGCTTCGACCCCGAGACCAACGAGTGGCGCGAAGGCTTCGAGGCCCAGCGCGAGAAGTGGGAGCAGGACTACGCTGCCGCTCAGGAGCGTTGGGAAGCGCACAAGAAGCAGGTCGCCTCGGCGGCCGTTGCTGCTGCTTCCGACGACTCGTTCGGTGCGGGCACCGCTTCGTACTCGAGCGAGACGGCCGGCGCGGGTACCCTCGCCGACGACGCTTCGCTCGCTGCGCTGCGCGAGAAGCTGTCCAGCAACTAG
- the coaE gene encoding dephospho-CoA kinase codes for MYLIGLTGGIASGKSTVARRLYEHGAVHVDADQLARRVVEPGTPGIAAIVDRFGSGVLRPDGTLDRAKLGELVFNDDEARAALNAIVHPAVRELSAKVFAKAEAADPDAVVVYDVPLLVEASVDHPFDLIVVTSAPRRTQLKRLVEDRGLDPMQAEARVDAQVANTERLAVADVVIDTDGTLAHTMSQTDELWFRILDERAARSK; via the coding sequence GTGTATCTGATCGGTCTCACCGGCGGCATCGCCTCAGGAAAGTCCACGGTCGCCAGGCGACTCTACGAGCACGGTGCCGTGCACGTCGACGCCGACCAGCTGGCAAGACGCGTCGTCGAGCCCGGCACTCCCGGCATCGCGGCGATCGTCGATCGGTTCGGCAGCGGAGTGCTGCGACCCGACGGCACGCTCGACCGTGCGAAGCTCGGAGAGCTGGTGTTCAACGACGACGAGGCCAGGGCAGCGCTCAACGCGATCGTGCATCCCGCGGTGCGCGAGCTCTCCGCGAAGGTCTTCGCGAAGGCCGAGGCCGCCGACCCCGATGCCGTCGTGGTCTACGACGTCCCACTGCTCGTCGAGGCATCCGTCGACCATCCCTTCGACCTGATCGTCGTGACGAGCGCGCCCCGCCGGACGCAGTTGAAGCGGCTGGTCGAGGATCGCGGCCTCGATCCCATGCAGGCGGAGGCCAGGGTCGACGCGCAGGTCGCCAACACCGAGCGCCTCGCCGTCGCCGATGTCGTGATCGACACCGACGGCACGCTCGCGCACACGATGAGCCAGACCGACGAGCTCTGGTTCCGCATCCTCGACGAGCGCGCCGCCCGCTCCAAGTGA